A genomic segment from Ptychodera flava strain L36383 chromosome 23 unlocalized genomic scaffold, AS_Pfla_20210202 Scaffold_23__1_contigs__length_28996876_pilon, whole genome shotgun sequence encodes:
- the LOC139124317 gene encoding tripartite motif-containing protein 2-like, which translates to MHRTIFTDLTFDLSGEWSMTFVNGQHQDRGQQFKRPRGLAFHLDKLVVCDSGNNIVQILNKDYTCDKVIGSFDGQFAKPFRPRNVAISRFNHYFILDDENKQIVVCDENGKIIQIITLPENTERVWDIALMDDFVLVTLRLTSPDTSVRPEDRGDRLVKYTQSGEYLAEVNGQIRGQGQFKWPESVVVNSNNVIMVYDKGNGCIKCFDSDLNFLHQFGQSQLPRGILGYGSIAVDEDDNVYVCDVSDRIVKFRCDGKWICNLLEGNVSRPRYIAVMGDKIGVVELNSDQIKVFSK; encoded by the coding sequence ATGCACAGAACAATTTTCactgatttgacctttgacctttcaggtGAATGGTCAATGACATTTGTTAATGGTCAACATCAAGACCGAGGACAACAGTTCAAGAGGCCAAGAGGTTTAGCCTTCCACCTTGATAAACTTGTGGTGTGTGACAGTGGTAACAatattgtacagatattgaacaAAGATTATACCTGTGACAAAGTCATAGGAAGCTTTGATGGTCAGTTTGCAAAGCCATTCCGGCCAAGGAATGTAGCCATCTCACGTTTCAACCACTATTTCATacttgatgatgaaaataaacaaattgttgtttgtgatgaaaatggtaaaattatccAAATAATTACTCTACCTGAAAACACTGAAAGAGTCTGGGACATAGCTCTGATGGATGACTTTGTTTTGGTCACTTTGCGTTTGACCTCTCCGGACACCAGTGTGAGACCTGAGGACAGAGGTGATAGACTGGTCAAGTACACTCAAAGTGGAGAATATCTAGCAGAAGTCAATGGTCAAATTAGAGGCCAAGGACAATTCAAGTGGCCGGAGTCTGTGGTTGTAAACAGCAACAATGTCATCATGGTttatgacaaaggcaatggatgcatcaagtgttttgacagcgacctgaattttttacatcaattcgGACAAAGTCAGCTACCAAGGGGCATTCTGGGATACGGATCCATTGCTGTGGATGAAGAtgataatgtttatgtttgtgacGTCTCTGATAGAATCGTAAAATTTCGATGTGATGGAAAGTGGATCTGTAATCTGTTGGAAGGTAATGTGAGTAGACCCAGGTACATTGCAGTCATGGGTGATAAAATTGGTGTTGTAGAGTTGAACAGTGACCAAATCAAAGTATTTTCCAAGTAG